The Hypomesus transpacificus isolate Combined female unplaced genomic scaffold, fHypTra1 scaffold_27, whole genome shotgun sequence DNA segment GGTAACTTTAGTAGCTATCCGTTCAAAATTGCATAAGGCTGTTTATGTCAAACACGTCAAGTGATAAAGCTATTATCCTTTCTCACGCGTTAGCACAGTACTGCATAGCCAAGTTGTTCTCGCAGCAAAAGAAAAATGACTAGCAGTTTGATTTTGATAATTTTCTTTATCCTAGATATTGCATACTGCTACACCACAGCTGTACACAACCAGCCTTGTCGAAATTTAATCAAAGGTAAGATTGGGCAGATTTGTCAATATCTTTTTGGAAGATATTGAGTTTGTTTTGTCAGTGTGCAAAACAGGGTTTAATAACACCGAATGAATTCTAATGTGGCTGTGTCCATTTTCTGAAGCACACTTATTTAGTGTATTACTTATTTAGTAGCCTATATTATCACCCAAACAGGCTTGCAGCGGTTGCGTGCGTTCTGTCGCATCCTCAGACTGAAAACGGACACGGAAAAGATGTCAGAGACCTTTTACAAGCAGGCATACAGTCACCCCCACTTCATCAACGTCAGCCTTCAAAAAAAAGAGGTTTTGGTGGGATGCTGCGTGCTGGTGAGCTGTCGGCTATGCAACTGGCCCATCGGCATGGGAACCATCTGCAGCCTTCTGGAGGCTGACCCGAACCTGCTGGGCATGGTCTATCTGCAGATGATAAAGTCTCTGAAGATAGAGGCTCCCAACACAGCTATCATTGAAATGCTGGAGGCTCACTGTCAGGAGTAAGTGTCATTTCTACTTGAACTGGTGCATCTCGATGACTACTCTGGCATTTGCACGTGACACTTGTTTTATGAAAGCATATAATCGGTTGATACTAATCTCTGAATTACAccttacttctctctctctcacacacacacacacagatacaaactCAGGCCAGAACATGTCTCTGAAGGCTTGTCTGAGGACGTCAAGGCTCTGACAAAGCGAGCTATAGCCCTGATAGAGCTGGCAGCAGATACCTGGATTGTGACAGGACGCCAGCCGGTGCCCATGATGATAGCCTGTACGTTCTTGGCATGGCAGTCCCTGAGGCCCACCAAGGATCGTCTTAAATACTCCGTCGACAAGTTCTGCCAGATGGCCAAAGTCAACCGGAACCAAACGGCTCCGAAGCGGGTGATGGAGCTGAAGAAGGTGCTTAGTAAGCTGGGCCAGGAGATCCCCtggctgagggtggaggtgacgcTGGCGAACGTGATGCCGCACGTGGACGACATCATGGAGAACCAGAGCGCACTCCTGAGGCGAGCCATGCGGACCCACGAGGAGTCCTTGCAGGATGAAGACCAGCCCGACCCACAGGAGTGTCCCCCCGGGGAACACGCCACTCTGGGCAGCCAGGAGGGAACAGCACCATCCCAGACCTCCAGGGATCCAGAGCACCACCCTCCACCGCAGCCCTGTTTAGCGGTGTGCGAACCGGACAGAGAGGGGGCCCAGGCCCCCAGTGACGTCGACCCAACGACGGGCACTGATGTTGGGCAGGAGGACGACGGGGAAGCCCTCGCCCGGCCGCTCCAGGTCCCGGTGGAAACCTGGAGCAAAAAGTACCTGTTTGTCCCCCCTTGCGTCAGGCATccaaagaagaggaagaggagggtggagacgCCCATGCCCGAGGTAACTGGTGATGAGGACATCTCAGACAGTGAGATCGACATGTACATCCGCACCCCGCAGGAAGTGAGAGACTTTGTGAAGACCAAGGAGATTCTctcggaggagggggaggaggatgaacaATGACAGGAAGGGGAATTTAGCATACACCTACACTGTACCTGTGACTTACAAATGCAATGTGCGCTTCTGGGTAATGAATTACATTTTACTTGGGTGGATGGATTGGAATGCAACCTGAGCCTCTGAGATTGGAAGTTAATTCAGCTAGAAACGCTGAAGGGTTTGGGGGGTTTTTTCTCCATGAATTAAGAGGGAACTCATTCTTTTATAAATGATGCACAAATTAAATCTTTTGTCTGTTTTTGCTGCTGCCCTGAAATTGCTTTTGTGTTAAGATTCTCAGCATGTAGCCGATGGATACAATTTATTTCCGTAGAAATAGGCCTAGCGGAATACGCCCAGGGACAATAAcctgatattgtcaaatgtattCCATAATTGACCTTGTTACAATTTTCTCAGTATTGGACAGATTCATGTTACAATGAAAGAAGTTTCAGTTGCCTACCAGGTATACAGTTTATGGCTGTACTGGTTATTAGTTTCATTTATAAAATTATAAAATTATTTCAGCTGTGAGGGAGAACCTTTTCTGTTATACTAATCAGATTTAGGTCATGGCCTCTAAATAGATAAATTGCTATGTTGAGCTTGTGATTGTTTTGATGGATATGTGGTTATGAGCCGATAGTTTATGATTCACCATTGTATCCTTATCCTGGTCCATTTGTCCTGTATGCTTGTAAGTGTTTTCcatctcacacattcacacaaagaaAAACTATTTGAATAGATTCTTGATTAAAGAGAGCATTTCTATGGTGTGAAGGAATATGATTTGATTAGCCTCAATATATTGTCATCATATTCAACATCATATTTCTGATGTGCTGTGTTATACTGTTCATTGTCATGAAATTGTATTTTTAAGATCAAAATTTGTTTGCCACGTTTTGTGTTATCCTGCTTTTTGTGTTGTCTCTTTCTGGTGTTAATCTTAATACACTCAGTAAATCCAATCAAtagttgtttgtttatttttaataaagaaagaaataggTAACTAAAACAGGCCTTTTATATGTATTATAATTCCAACTGGGATTTGATTGCATATACATTCACAACATCTGCATAAAAACACCAACTACTAGTATTTGATTGGTCATATTAGAGAAGCCTGGTATATCATTCTCAGTAAAAGTTCACCAATCCCCTttaattatttacatttataattTTTAGACGAATAAAGCACATAATGGTTCATGACAATTCTGGGTTCATTTTGACGAAATAAAAGAAAAAGCTTTTCACTGTAAGCAAGCTGTACTCTAATATTCATATACACTTATTATAcataatgtacacacacagaaatgaatCATTACAAGAACATTACAGTATTGACTGATTATCCAAAATACCATTCCAAGCCATTGTCAGGAAATACCAATAATGACCTTTGAGTCACTTTATGCAGATGTTCATTCACTATAAACAGTCATGCAATTCAGTCATGGCAAAAGACAAGAGAGCACTCTCTTATTCTGGTTAAGTATTccttcatatatatatatatttttttcccaGTAGATATATTTTGTAATCTTCATTCAAGTTATCCTCAGCTTCAGGATTCCACTTCTACAAGCCGTATCTGTTACATCTAAATATAGTTTTTAATCTTAAAATGGACAACCTGACTTGTACCTGCTTTGTATGTAACAGTTTAACAGGTATGTTAATCTATGTCACTGTTAAATGTTTTAAGTGGAAACCTGCCTTGTAGCCCAAAAAATCAGTCATATTAGTTCCCGAAGAAAAGAGTATGACATTGACTGAGCTACAGCCAATCAGACGTCCCCtttctgtcctgtctctctatctcccatGCCAACTCTGCCCAGTCACAGGACCACACTGGCAGTAGCACAGTGGTTGGCAGGGATGCCAATGCGGCGGTGGCAGGTGAACATCTTCCGTAGCTCGGCGCGGAAGCGGTCGTGCAGCCAGGCGTAGAGGAAGGGGTTACAGCAGGACGAGCTCATGGCACACAGGTGGCACAGCAGCTGGATGAGGAGGAAATGGCGCTTGTTGATGAGGCGGATGTCGATGTCCCGCAGGACGTTAAACACGTGGATGGGGAGCCAGCACACGCCGAACGCCGCCACCACCAGTGCCACCAGGCGAAAGATCTTCCGCTTTCGGGCTCTCTGGGCCTCCACCTGGTCCCGGGTCCGATGCCCCGGCGCCACGCAGTTCCGCAGCTTCACGGAGATGCAGAGGTATGAGACGCACAGGGCCGACAGGGGGAGGACGTAGGTGACGAGCAGGGTGCTGTAGGCATAGaccagtctctccttctcttggcCCAGCCAGAATTCTTCACAGATGGTGAGGCCCTCCTCTCTGAACTCCACATGGTAGGTGTGGGCCACGGCCGGAGCCACCAAGCCACAGGACAGGAGCCATATCCCCGTGAGGACGTAGCCACAGGTGGCTACGGAGGTCCGCTTCTTCAGAGGGTGAACTGTGGCGTAATACCTGTGATGGGGAAAAGGCCAACGGGGGGAGTTGTTTACTTATTTCCCATTCGGCAATCATACAGTGTGTTCAATGTATGTGTGACTCACTAAAAGCCCTGTGTAATTTTCCCACTTTCACTTTTATTAAACCGTACATTTCTGAGTGGGGAATAGGCAACATCGTGAATTCATATATGGACCGATATAGACTTTTGTCATATTTAAAATATCCTCTAGTGATCAAACATCATTCTATCGGTACACGGTGCTTTCAAATGGCTCAGTTGAAATGGGAGGCGTCACACTGACCTGTCCACAGCAATAGCCGTGAGGGTGAAGACAGACACGTAGACGGTGACCGGCTGGATGAGGAACACCAGGTAGCACATGAAGCGTCCAAACACCCAGCCGTGAGGGCTGAAGGCGTACGCTAGCGTGAAGGGAACACAGGTCACGCACATCAGCATGTCGGAGAAGGCCAGGTTGCCGATGAAAAAGTTGGTGACGTTGTGCATCTTGCGCGTGCGGCAGATGACGTACAGCAGCATGTAGTTGCCAAACACGCCCACTGCCACCACCAGCACGTAGCAGGGGATGATGAGGGGCTTGAAGCTCTGCAGGAGAGCCACGTCGGCAAACTGGGAGCTGTGATTGGCCGGGTCGTTCAGGACTGCCACCTCGTAGCTGCGTGCCTCCGTTGTTTCCGTTGTCACAGGCGGGAATATACTTCCAATCCAGCCACTGCCACTGCCCTCCATAGCCCTGCTAGACCCCTATTTTCAGAACCCTGGGCTGAGATGAGAAAAGGGTATGCTGTAATAGTCAACATGTTGATGTGCATTACAGTGCTATGCAACTATCATCAGATCCTATTTATATGCCATTCTAATAATGGAATCCAAATGACCTTGTGGCAATACTATATTTGTGGTGATAATCTCATCCTTCATATACCACATTGACTGCAGGGTCTTATCAGGAAGATTGTTGTTGACTATGACACATTTCTAATCTTTTGATGTTAAATATTTGCAGGTATAAAACAGGACACACTttcacaatgttcagttgtgtaATTCACATATGAATAGATGACGATTACATGTTTATTTTGTCCTTACAATCAACATCGTGTCACAAAAAAATGCTACTGTTTTTGTGGTGCTCGAACAATAGAAATCCTTCATCAAGCGTAGCATCATCATTGATTGTCATGTCACAACATGCTGGGCCGTTTTGATTGTCTCATCAAACTATCAAACTATACAATTTAAATTCAAAATCTTCATGAATTACTGAAATTAAGATCTTACACTCAAACGTGTTACTCAAGAATCTGACAGTGACTAATTAAGTGAGAGGTGGCACAAGCAAGTGTAAGTGTAATCACCGAGAACATACATTAGCTGCCATTACATTAGTCCTATGAGATCTGGGGTGATTACCAAGTGCCTAGAAGCATCATTCATTAGATGCTGTGGCCTGGATCCGTAATTGCTGCACAGATGTAACATCTGACTGAGAGACCAATTGAATGGATCCATACACCTAATACATCTATTATCTCTTATTTGCACTTGGTTAGATGCTATTTAATTGGCTCTTTGATATAATGCAGGTTCTACAGTCCAGCACAGCATGTGGATAGGCAGTTGGATCCTTATCCTGCTGATTTTAGCTGCTGTCAGATGAGAAATAATATCTTATTGACAAATGTATAATCATCTTGTTAGAACTATGGGAGCAACACATTTTTGACAGAAAGATATTGTGAAAAAGTTTGCATTGATACTTCTAAGTATAATGTAGTTGCCTAATTGATCCATCTTCAGTTATTTATTGTCGATTAGTAGATTATTGTTGATCTAAACGGTAGGGATTTGATTTGTGTTACATAATAATTCAATATAGCTTCGTTGttattgaaaagaaaaaaaaaatgaattcgCAGCGTCATAACTTATCCTTTTTCTGCGTCTGCATTCAACTGACTTGTAGTCTATTAGCCTAGTAGCAGTCTGTGGTTCCCGGTTCAGTAGGTACGATTTAACTACTTTACTGAGATCTTAAAGTTGTAGGCTATATCAGGAAATCATGCATTCATGCAAAGATCAGTCTCGGCTTCGCACTTTTCTGAAGTATGAACTATATGGCAAGGAATCTTAATCCATACATTTTGAATGAACTACATGATCAATATTAAGACTTCAATTGAGGTTGAAATAATTCATGTTCAATTAAAGATTCACATATCTAGATCCATTTTCTACATTTTAAACAACTTGCATTTGAATTACATCAATTTATATCATGACTATGAAGCAGATACGCTGTCTTATAGAAATAGCACATTGGAGCGACATTCAATTATTTTCTATCAAATCTGAAACCTGCTAGTCTACTGCTGATTATAATGTATTATCAAATCCAAAAGTGCAATTTTAACAAGTGGCAATTGTGTTACAAGCTACAACAGAAGAAAACATGTATGTTGTTATAAAACAGCCATACCTGGAATGCAAACTGCAAAAGTGAACTCCTTGAGAGGCAGTAAGCTCGACGCAAAGCACAGCGCATCTCTGGACCAACGATCAAGACAGGCGCTCCGTTATaggctctggagagagagagagagagaaagagagagagagagagagagagagagagagagagagagagagagagagagagagagagagagagagagaaagagagagagagatgggtatcCGAGCTTGAAATTTAGATTTGCTGTTTAATTTAAGCAGTGCAGTAGCCCTGTATATCAGAGAAAGCATAGACCAACTGATAGGGGACACAATATCAAAACCTGAAGTGCCCCATTATTAATTTTTTACAGTTCAAGTTTATTTGTTTGGAAAACCATAAGATCAGTCCTTGTACAGCACACTTCCCTACCAAAAGCGTTTAGCCGGAAATCGGATAAATGAGAAGTTCATTGTTATGAATGCTTACTGATGTGAACATAAACTGAATGTTTATGATGAGCATCTCCACCATCCTCCTACAGTGATTGACAGCTTAAAGGAATGGCGATATAGCCTACACACTGTGGGCTAGCTGATGATAAATGGCGATGTGGACCGGGAGCGGTGTGTTCAGAGGAATTGATTAGACAagatttatttttctctcttagACCTGCTCTTACTAAGACATGGTCTTAAATGAGTTCTTTTCTTTGGGGTGTATCGAGTTCCCAGTAACACAGTGCTTAATGAAGTGGGTTTGGCGCTTTGAACTAAAAAATAAAGAAACCTGATGCAGAATGTAAAGCATGTTTGAGGCAACAAACAAAGTTTCGTAAGAGCATCTAAAATATATCTCTAAAACGTCTCTTTCCAGTATTGAGCTGGTGTGACACTCCCTCATAGGTTTTGTAGTTCCTTTAGCGTTCTTGAGATCATTATAATGAAATAATGCCAGACATGCTCTTACGGaactttgtttgttttggtaACTGCATCCTGTGACCACAGCTGTACAACTATTTTAAATTCAAGATAATTGGCATTATCCACACGCATCAGTTATGGGTATCCAGTGAACCAAAATGTCTGCTCTTGTTTTGAATTATTTCTATGCTATAgttttgaaaatacatttttgtgtcTATTAGAATTGTCCAGGAACTGGCTGGAATCTGATTCTCAGATTCACAGAGCTAATGTTAAAAccattttacatttaacattctGAAAATGAGAAGTCGATAACCTTGCCCTTAAGTACTTTCAGCGCAGTAAAGGTGGCGAGAATttgcttttttaaatatgtgACAACATGGTATTAGAGATGCAGGTGTAGGAAGACCGTACATGTTAAACTGCGGTTTTCTAATCGGCATTAGATTGGTTCACCAGCGGCTTTACAATATCAAACATCCTATTTTCTCCTACaaattgtgtttattttttttgtttaatttattATGTCTCAGAACGATATGAGTACCATATGATTGGCATTATTGTCCAATTAGTGTCTCGAAAAAGCCATATGGCCTTTATTAAGCTCACACATTACATTTCCAGCCCACTGTTCTTGAGGATGAGGGCGGCATGGCCCTCATGTTGAAAAAAACAACAGCTTATCATGCAGCCTTCAGGATTAAATTCTAAATTCAATGTCAACAACATCATGAAGAGGGCAGAAGTATAGCCTACTTCTCCAATGCCAATCCATGTTAGCATTGGTTTAGGAATACAGTACCTTCAGTTTAATTAAGCGTCAATTTTCATAAGGAAGTGTAACACAATATGGATAAAGGAACCTGTAAATCAGGCAGATTCAGGCAGACTACACAATATGTAATACATAGTTtatggtttacatttacatttagcagacaagcgacttacagtaagtacagggacaatcccccccgagacaagtagggtgaagtgccttgcccaaggacacaacgtgatttggcacagcggggaattgatctggcaaccttcggattacttgCCCAActacctcaccgctcagccatctgactcccaggttTCAAGATGGCTCATGAAGGAAGCAAGATTTCACTATTAGAGAGAGAAAATTGTCAGCGGTAACCAAGACATATAGGTACACAAATAGTATATACAGAGTAAGTCTGAACCAAAGTGAGGTTCAGATGGGAAGAGGTGTTTGAGGGATCACAAGACATCTTCAAATGAATAGTCCCATCCATCAACCATTTGTTTTAAGCACAAAGACTGAACCATTAGCATCCATACTGTCCTTTCACAGGGATATCAAATGGAGATGAAAAAAAAAGCTTGGCTATGTGATTAGTAAGAAAGCATGAGTAACACTGATGGTGACATTTCTGAATACCTAGGCAGGATGTAGAACAGTTCACAGACTAGACTATATGGTACAGTCCCCCACACTTTACTGCAGTACGTCAATGTCCTGTGGTAGCAAATACTCTAAACTGTTCTTACTTTACTCTGACTTTATGATGACCTATAGATCTCATAAGATCTTATATTATCTAAGTTTCATCTGTGAGGCCCCATCTCCCCAGAGCTCTTGTCGCTCACCTGTGTTGGTTCAATGTTTGTTTCAGTTAGCCCCTGTGTAGTTTTAGTTCTCCTGGTTTCCCcagtgttctgtctgtctcctgtcttcctTTCCTGGTCTTGTCTCACTTCCCTGGTTCCCTACACACCTGTCTCTTGTCCAAATCACCCAGCTGTTGTTCGTTGTGTAATAACCCTGGCCCTCTGTATATGTTTGCTCCCT contains these protein-coding regions:
- the brf2 gene encoding transcription factor IIIB 50 kDa subunit, which translates into the protein MATEGLTCPECGSSNIVDDQLYSQPQLVCEDCGSVISEGLLTTTASEEVQGTDIAYCYTTAVHNQPCRNLIKGLQRLRAFCRILRLKTDTEKMSETFYKQAYSHPHFINVSLQKKEVLVGCCVLVSCRLCNWPIGMGTICSLLEADPNLLGMVYLQMIKSLKIEAPNTAIIEMLEAHCQEYKLRPEHVSEGLSEDVKALTKRAIALIELAADTWIVTGRQPVPMMIACTFLAWQSLRPTKDRLKYSVDKFCQMAKVNRNQTAPKRVMELKKVLSKLGQEIPWLRVEVTLANVMPHVDDIMENQSALLRRAMRTHEESLQDEDQPDPQECPPGEHATLGSQEGTAPSQTSRDPEHHPPPQPCLAVCEPDREGAQAPSDVDPTTGTDVGQEDDGEALARPLQVPVETWSKKYLFVPPCVRHPKKRKRRVETPMPEVTGDEDISDSEIDMYIRTPQEVRDFVKTKEILSEEGEEDEQ
- the prlhr2b gene encoding prolactin releasing hormone receptor 2b codes for the protein MEGSGSGWIGSIFPPVTTETTEARSYEVAVLNDPANHSSQFADVALLQSFKPLIIPCYVLVVAVGVFGNYMLLYVICRTRKMHNVTNFFIGNLAFSDMLMCVTCVPFTLAYAFSPHGWVFGRFMCYLVFLIQPVTVYVSVFTLTAIAVDRYYATVHPLKKRTSVATCGYVLTGIWLLSCGLVAPAVAHTYHVEFREEGLTICEEFWLGQEKERLVYAYSTLLVTYVLPLSALCVSYLCISVKLRNCVAPGHRTRDQVEAQRARKRKIFRLVALVVAAFGVCWLPIHVFNVLRDIDIRLINKRHFLLIQLLCHLCAMSSSCCNPFLYAWLHDRFRAELRKMFTCHRRIGIPANHCATASVVL